A region of Plasmodium falciparum 3D7 genome assembly, chromosome: 12 DNA encodes the following proteins:
- a CDS encoding GPN-loop GTPase, putative, translated as MEETINDKVNKIEKTNNSDRKKDEEIMNKIKNYKILNNNNNNNEEEEEEEKNIKEYPNNNIINKENHNVLIKENYDVTNKNDDTTKINDDNSNVKINCESSNEKREVSDLNTYSDNDVNVNINNSSNNIEKENPPKDKHYDNNINKISSYGDNKQNNILDDTDMSIHNNLNDTSNEKKNVIISNEDIIQNNNSKTCGNLKNYYKDLPTVIIVIGMAGSGKTTYVGSLYNYLKVEQKKKVYTMNLDPAVKYVQYPLNIDIRDSIKYHEIMKEYKLGPNGAIMTCLNLFATRFDKVIEILEKRKSKLHYIIVDTPGQIEVFNWSASGNIILETLSVSFPVVINYIIDTVRCERPITFMSNMLYACSVLYKSRLPFLACFNKTDIIKHDKCIEWMTNYDTFNDDVLNDESYMASFSRSCALMINEFYEGIKTVGVSSKTNEGFNNILKNLQILKEEYLNEYVSSIEKQMKKIKQRKEKDVKIKMEALLMEKQKEISSSKS; from the coding sequence ATGGAAGAAACAATTAATGATAAGGTTAACAAAATcgaaaaaacaaataatagtGACAgaaaaaaagatgaagaaataatgaacaaaattaaaaattataaaatattgaataataataataataataacgaagaagaagaagaagaagaaaaaaatataaaggaatatccaaataataatattataaataaagaaaatcataatgttttaataaaagaaaattatgatGTAACTAATAAAAACGATGACACAACTAagataaatgatgataatagtaATGTAAAGATTAATTGTGAAAGTAGTAATGAAAAAAGAGAGGTCTCAGATTTAAATACTTATAGTGATAATGatgtaaatgtaaatataaataatagtagtaataatattgaaaagGAAAATCCTCCAAAAGATAAACATTAtgacaataatattaataagatTTCATCTTATGGTgataataaacaaaacaaCATTTTAGATGATACAGATATGTCcatacataataatttaaatgatacatcaaatgaaaagaaaaatgtcaTTATATCAAATGAAGatataattcaaaataataattcaaaaacTTGTGGAAatctaaaaaattattataaggaCCTTCCAACTGTTATTATAGTAATTGGTATGGCTGGAAGTGGAAAAACGACATATGTTggttcattatataattatttaaaagtagaacaaaaaaaaaaagtatatacaATGAATCTTGATCCAGCTGTTAAATATGTACAATATCCtttaaatatagatatacGAGATAGTATAAAATATCATGAAATAATGAAAGAATATAAACTTGGACCAAATGGTGCCATAATGACTTGCTTAAATTTATTTGCAACCAGATTTGATAAGGTTATTGAAATATTAGAAAAACGGAAAAGTaaattacattatattattgtcGATACACCAGGACAAATTGAAGTTTTTAATTGGTCAGCTAGtggaaatattattttagaaACCTTATCAGTCAGCTTTCCAGttgttattaattatattattgataCCGTAAGATGTGAAAGACCAATTACCTTCATGtcaaatatgttatatgCATGTAGTGTTCTATACAAATCAAGATTACCATTCTTAGCATGTTTCAATAAAACagatattataaaacatGATAAATGTATTGAATGGATGACAAACTATGATACCTTTAATGATGATGTTTTAAACGATGAAAGTTATATGGCTAGCTTCAGTAGATCATGTGCCCTTATGATTAATGAATTCTATGAAGGAATAAAAACAGTGGGAGTATCTTCTAAAACAAATGAAGgttttaataatatcttaAAAAACCTACAAATACTGAAAGAAGAATATCTAAACGAATATGTATCTTCTATAGaaaaacaaatgaaaaaaatcaaaCAAAGGAAAGAAAAGGACGTCAAAATTAAAATGGAAGCACTCTTAATGGAAAAGCAAAAGGAAATATCCTCATCAAAAAGTTAA